Sequence from the Gadus chalcogrammus isolate NIFS_2021 chromosome 21, NIFS_Gcha_1.0, whole genome shotgun sequence genome:
ATTGTTTATTCGTCTCTGTGATATTGCAAGCATACTTCTACTACTTTATAGGGGAATCTTGTGTTGATCATTAGGACAACATTCACTGTTTGGACTGTTGAagcatatgtttttttataagcTCACATGTTCCACAAACAAGTGGAGCGTTCGAAGAGTGGACATCGACCAAAGCTCAGAATAAGTGTGTGGATCAGTGTGGAGCACAAGAAATTGAAATCCGAtggaacaagcacacacatgttttGACTGCGATAGCTATCTTGTGCTGTTATGCTGTTCTACATTCCTTAGGGTTTAACATTGGTAAACTTTAAAGAATCAAAACACAAGTAAGTACATCTTTGATAATTTGTGGTTTTATTGCATAAGAGTTTAGGATGATAACACAATTAGGTGTCAGCTGATCAGCGTAACACTTCTTTTTGTTGTCGTTGAGTAACAAGTACATTTCACTGggcaattacacacacacacacacacacacacacacacacacacacacacacacacacacacacacacacacacacacacacacacacacacacacacacacacacacacacacacgacccctCTCAGTGTTTGACGCAGATGGTCTTCACCTCAGTGAAGAAGTGGTACGagtctctcccaccctcccggCCCGTCCCGGAGCTCTTCATCCCGCCAAAGGGGAGGTTCAGGTCCCGGATCAGCCAGCAGTTGGTCCACACCAGCCCCGCCTGGATCCTCCCCGCCACCCGGTGCACCCTGCCCACGTCCCGGGACCACACCACCGCGCCCAGCCCGAAGCGCACGTTGTTGCCCCTGGcgaccgcctcctcctccgtgtcGAAGGGGCTGACGCAGACCACGGGTCCGAAGATCTCCTCCTGCATCACCCTGGAGCTGTCGGCCACGCCCGTGAGGACGGTGGCGGGCAGGAAGTAGCCGCCGGCGTGCTGCGCCGGCAGCTCCAGCCGGTCCACGCCCTCGCCGCAGTGCACGGTGGCGCCCTCGGAGCGGGCCAGCGCCACGAAGCTacgcacctgggggggggggggggggagagggacacagGTCACAACAGGACGTAACCAAACAATGCATAGGCTGGTTTAGAGCAGGGCTGTCCAACCTGTGGTTCGAGAGCCACCATTGGCACGCGACGGTACTGCAGGGGCTACGTAATATAGTATTACGGCttgattttttttccaaaacagTGTTGCTTTGTTAATTCCATCATGTTTTCCTTTTTAACGCATGCCATTGTGGTGCTTTATGTTTCCTGCTTTCCACTGTTTCCCACTGGCCACGGCCGTCTTGCAGTAATAATTATGTATCAAGGGGTCGTTGACCTTCTCTGCCCAGCCACTGCATGTGTCTTTATCAGTTTTTTACCGGAAAAAGGTCTTGATGAAAATTTAGTGGTACACCTAAAGTCAAAGGCTGGGAACCTCTGTTTTGGAGAGACTGAAGGCCAAAATCGCACAGGTTAAGACCTGAATCCAACCTGCCTCATTCAACACCCCATTTTTACACGGGTCAAATTTACATTGAGTcatttagcaggcgcttttgtccaaagcgtcTCACAGGCGAGGCTGAGAATAAGTGATGCATATAATCAACCTCGaaataaacaaaagaaacagTGTTAAGAGATGCCCTGATGTTCCTAAAAAGCGGTTGGACAGAGAAGCTCACGTAGGAATCTGAAAGACAAGGTTAGCTTTTCCCCCCAAACTTCTTCTTAAAGTCCTGTTAGTCCttttttaattaattcattCTTGCACATGAGAGGTGTTTTTCTTAATTGCATTGTGAGATCACATCAGAAGACCCCAGTGTAGAGTACATTTGAGGCTAAATGGCAATGTGTTCTTTATAAATTGCTTTTGGTAATGGTTCCGCAAACTGACCCAGAGCTGTGTGATGACGTGAACGGTGTCACTGAAATCCTCCACGGTGTGTGATTCATGACTCTCCTAATACTGATGGATCACACCTGTCAATGTGCGCTCACTGGCTactgtgaggggggagggggggaagggggactctgattggctgtgatgATATTGTGTCACCACCTTCTCCAGGTGCTCTTTGCTGATGAGGGCGCCGTTGTTGCTGCCGGGATCCGACGGTGCACCCGTCTTCCACTTTCTGGCCGCCGCCACAAATTTCTCCAGGAACTGCGGGTATATACTCCGCTCCACATAGACCCTGCTGGTGCACAGGCAGATCTCCCCCTGGAAGGGAGGAAATACAGGAGATAGAAAGCAAAGAAAGGGGAAAAGAAGGGGGTTTGGGGAATTGGTGGAGGTTACAAGAGGACGAGTTGCAGTCGTCTCGTGACAAAACATGAGCTATGGGCTCTCTCTTGTGGCAGTCATGGTGAACAGCATATCATTTCAGGCAAGATAAACCTGATTAATGGCTAATTTAGGGCAAAATGTATAGTTACAATGCAATTAACGAGTACATCCGATTATTAATTTGTGCTTTATACACACTATACTTTAGGTTTTACTACACACagtgtaaaaacaacaacaactaggCCTATATTTGAATGGAGGGAGTGCACCGATTGGCTGAGCTTGGTCTCGGCCCTCACCTGATTGGAGAAGCTGGAGCGAACCGTGGTGGCAACACACTGCTCCAGGTCTGCGTCGGCGAAGATCAGTGCTGGGTTTTTACCCCCCAATTCCAACGACAGCTTCTTGCAGTACGGGGCGCTCCGCTCCGTGATTCGCTGCGCTGTTGCCGTGGAGCCAGTGAAGGACACCAATGGGACGTCGGGGTGGCCCACTAGGGTGTCACCGGCTTTGGGCCCGCTGCCGAACACAATGTTGATGACTCCGGGGGGAACCCCTGCAGCACACAGCATCAGAGACACATTTATCATACAAACGTACATTCTACAAATGAAGAATATCAACATTGTTCCATATATTTAACACCTACACTATGAGCAAAAGAATATAAACAACGGGGTAGGATGAGAGGAAACAGCTCAGGGTTTGATATTATATTTTAAGTAATAACAGTGGGATGTGGTCCCCTTGCTGACATTTATATTGATTTTTGACGATGGATTAAATGTGCTGTAGGTGAGATTCAACCCCCTTAATTTGGCTGTAATTTGATAGAACTGCCTTGGCCATTCATCAGCTATGAGTGAGTAAAACTCTCTGTGAAAAAATATGTGCTGGCTGACTGCTCCTGCCTCTGGCAATTTAGTTATTAGATCAATCCCAGCTCATTTCTGACTAATCAGGGGATCCTTTCCTTGATTGGTACACAAATCCCTTTTGCCTGAAAATCACAGGTACGTGAAATGGAGCTATTCTAATTGGCAGACAAACGTAGAGTGAAGGGGAATTTATTCAGGTTGTTTATATTTTTCaatcttttattattataaatgacTCTGCATTGTTTCCTACAGCCGCTTTACTTGTATAACGGCGTGCATGGCATCAGTGTGACCCTACCTGCTTCCTGCATTAACTTGCACATCATCCAAGCTGTGACGGAGGTCATCTCGCTAGGCTTTGCTACCACAGTGTTGCCCGCGGCAACAGCAGGGGCAATCTTCCAGGTGAGCAGGTAAAGGGGGAGGTTCCATGGGCTGATCAGGccagctatacacacacacacaatatttacATGTATAAAAaatcatgagagagagagagagagagagagagagagagagagagagagagagagagagagagagagagagagagagagagagagagagagagagagagagagagagagagagagagagagagagagagagagagagagagagagagaaaacatcaATGATGACTTGACAGATATCAATGCAGAGAAGATCGAAGGGCTGGACCAAAGCAAACTAGTCTGTAGGGAACTGCCAATTGCCCACAGGCAAACctaacatacaaacacacccacacccacacacaggcctgtCTCACCCACACCCAGGCCTGTCTcacccactcccactcccacacccacacccacacacaggcctgtCTCACCcactcccacacccacacccacacccaggcCTGTCTCACCCACTCCCACAGGGCTCCGGACGGTGTAGTTGAGGCAGCCCATGTGGTCCATCTGGGTGGAGTCGTTGGTGTGGTGGAGCACGGACGACGCGAAGAAGCGGAAGTTGTGGACCGACCGGGGGATGTCCACTGTGCGGGCGAACGCCAGCGTCTTGCCTGGAACCGGAGCGCCACAGAGAGAAGGACGCAGTGAAACACCCGCACGCTTTCTGCACCGGTACACAGGGGATGGGATGTTGTTTCATCCCCCGGAATATGGGGAAAGACTTGGAGAAAGTACAGTAAAACACGCCGATGGTGGCGGGCCTCTATCATTTACCACATGGCTTATCACGTTTACCAATAGCCTAGTGTTGAAATATGCCGTTTTGAATATGTTGCATGATGTATGTTAACTTTCAACAATATCCAGGCTTTGCAGAATGGATGAACTGGCCTTTATCTTCAAAGAAAAGGTGCAATTACAGTGATTGAATGCATAACAATGCCGTCTCGAATCCGACCAGACACCGGTGCTTGTGAAATAGATCGGATTCGACCCTCAAATTACTGATTGCATGCTTACCAAGGGTGTGTACTTTTTAATCACAGCGACTATGCCAGTGATTATAACATCAGTCATTTAAATATTCAAAAGGTGGATTTTTGTAGGACTTTATTTTGTTGACTAACTACAccaagaaacacacagaccttGATCTTTGGACTCAGCCTGAGCAAACTCGTCCAGGTTGGCTTCGATTAGGTCAGCCAGCTTGTTGAGAACCTGAGCCCGTTGCTCGGGGCTACGGCttgaccaatcagggaaggCCTCTTTGGCCGCTGCCACTGCTGCATTCACCTGTAGTTTTTTTGGAGGGTCCAGATGTATTGTTGTAAAATGTCCAACATAGTGTATGGTTACTTAGAGTACTTTGGAGTTTCTATAAAGGTCCAAGCACACATGAGGTCAGTTCGTAGAAAAAATAATCTCTTGATTGCTGCGACTAGTGTAATGATTTTGATTACTTTGCTGCGGTTTCATTGATTGTAATTACACCTCCA
This genomic interval carries:
- the aldh8a1 gene encoding 2-aminomuconic semialdehyde dehydrogenase encodes the protein MSTSSEHQTHLVLENYIGGKFVACGDSIDSYDPSTGQVYCSVPDSGQDEVNAAVAAAKEAFPDWSSRSPEQRAQVLNKLADLIEANLDEFAQAESKDQGKTLAFARTVDIPRSVHNFRFFASSVLHHTNDSTQMDHMGCLNYTVRSPVGVAGLISPWNLPLYLLTWKIAPAVAAGNTVVAKPSEMTSVTAWMMCKLMQEAGVPPGVINIVFGSGPKAGDTLVGHPDVPLVSFTGSTATAQRITERSAPYCKKLSLELGGKNPALIFADADLEQCVATTVRSSFSNQGEICLCTSRVYVERSIYPQFLEKFVAAARKWKTGAPSDPGSNNGALISKEHLEKVRSFVALARSEGATVHCGEGVDRLELPAQHAGGYFLPATVLTGVADSSRVMQEEIFGPVVCVSPFDTEEEAVARGNNVRFGLGAVVWSRDVGRVHRVAGRIQAGLVWTNCWLIRDLNLPFGGMKSSGTGREGGRDSYHFFTEVKTICVKH